The Osmerus eperlanus chromosome 7, fOsmEpe2.1, whole genome shotgun sequence genome includes a region encoding these proteins:
- the fbxl4 gene encoding F-box/LRR-repeat protein 4: MLTLLSMFYYICLRRRSRSGTRGEALTSRRAVESGQRAVLPVSVEVDQYAKEVLDFSSHYGSENSMSYTMWNLAGVPNVYPSSGDFTQTAVFRAYGKWWEQCASAPPAFRRTPQGFHSQDYLELAFEEPVYPMAVEVLETYHPGAIVRILACSLNPFSQNQPSDVRWEVLWSGEPTKVLSPQARQFSPSIKQLSFPTNLLRLEVNSSLLGYYTELDAVILRGMKERPILSLYKMPVIDIGDLSDSEEEQAELGACGPGGDGRNDSGNGYFDKLPYELIQLIVSHLTLPDLGCLAQTCKLLHQHCSDPLQYIQLSLQPYWARLSDASLGHLQARCALLQRLNLSWTGNRGALTLTGFSSFLKVCGSGLVSLELSCCHFLSEACLEVVAQACPALQELNLASCDRLHPQAFTHISKLPRLRRLVLYRTKIEQTSLLSILTFCVELRHLNLGSCVMIEDYDAVASMLAARCRSLRSLDLWRSRSLTERGLAEVTSGCRQLEELDLGWCSTLQSSSGCFLHLARALPRLRKLFLTANRTVCDSDIEELAANCPALQHIDILGTRMVSPASLKKLLAACPKLLLLDVSFCSQVDARVVQELSALFPRVEIKKSFTQ; the protein is encoded by the exons ATGCTAACCTTGCTCAGCATGTTCTACTACATCTGTCTGCGGCGTCGGTCCAGGAGCGGGACTCGCGGCGAGGCCCTGACCAGCCGGCGCGCCGTGGAGTCCGGCCAACGGGCGGTGCTGCCGGTCAGCGTGGAGGTGGACCAGTACGCCAAGGAGGTGCTGGACTTCAGCTCTCACTACGGCAGCGAGAACAGCATGTCGTACACCATGTGGAACCTGGCCGGCGTGCCCAACGTCTACCCCAGCTCGGGCGACTTCACCCAGACCGCCGTGTTCCGCGCCTACGGGAAGTGGTGGGAGCAGTGTGCCAGCGCGCCGCCCGCCTTCCGCCGCACCCCGCAGGGCTTCCACAGCCAGGACTACCTGGAGCTGGCCTTCGAGGAGCCCGTGTACCCCATGGCCGTGGAGGTGCTGGAGACCTACCATCCCGGGGCCATCGTCCGGATCCTGGCCTGCTCCCTCAACCCCTTCTCCCAGAACCAGCCCTCCGATGTCAG gtgggaGGTGCTGTGGTCAGGGGAGCCCACCAAGGTTCTCAGCCCCCAGGCGAGGCAGTTCTCCCCCAGCATCAAGCAGCTGAGCTTCCCCACCAACCTGCTGCGCCTGGAGGTCAACTCGTCCCTGCTGGGCTACTACACGGAGCTGGACGCCGTCATCCTCCGCGGCATGAAGGAGAGGCCCATCCTGTCGCTCTACAAGATGCCCGTCATCGACATCGGCGACCTGAGCGACAGCGAGGAGGAGCAGGCCGAGCTGGGGGCGTGCGGGCCGGGCGGAGATGGCAGGAACGACAGCGGCAACGGCTACTTCGATAAGCTGCCGTACGAG CTGATCCAGTTGATAGTGAGTCACCTGACCCTCCCAGACCTGGGTTGTCTTGCCCAGACCTGTAAGCTTCTGCACCAGCACTGCTCGGACCCACTCCAGTACATCCAGCTGAGCCTGCAGCCCTACTGGGCCCGCCTGTCGGACGCCTCTCTGGGCCACCTGCAGGCCCGCTGCGCCCTGCTACAGAGGCTCAACCTGTCCTGGACCGGCAACCGGGGAGCCCTCACCCTGACCGGCTTCAGCAG CTTCCTGAAAGTCTGTGGCTCTGGCCTGGTGTCTCTGGAGCTGTCGTGTTGTCACTTCCTGTCGGAGGCGTGTCTGGAGGTGGTCGCTCAGGCTTGCCCCGCCCTCCAGGAGCTCAACCTGGCGTCCTGCGACAGGCTCCACCCCCAGGCCTTCACCCACATCTCCAAGCTTCCGCGCCTCCGTAGACTGGTGCTCTACCGCACCAAGATCGAG caAACTTCCTTGCTCAGCATTCTGACCTTCTGTGTGGAGCTGAGACACCTCAACCTGGGGAGCTGTGTGATG aTCGAGGACTACGACGCCGTGGCGAGCATGCTGGCGGCGCGCTGCCGCTCGCTGCGCTCCCTGGACCTGTGGCGCAGCCGGAGCCTGACGGAGCGCGGCCTGGCGGAGGTGACCTCGGGCTGCCggcagctggaggagctggacctggGCTGGTGCTCCACGCTGCAGAGCAGCTCCGGGTGTTTCCTCCACCTGGCCCGCGCCCTGCCCCGCCTGCGCAAGCTCTTCCTCACCGCCAACCGGACCGTGTGCGACTCGGACATCGAGGAGCTGGCGGCCAACTGCCCCGCCCTGCAGCACATCGACATACTGG GTACGCGGATGGTGAGCCCCGCCTCCCTGAAGAAGCTGTTGGCCGCGTGTCCGAAGCTCCTCCTGTTGGACGTGTCCTTCTGCTCCCAGGTCGACGCCCGTGTGGTCCAAGAGCTCTCCGCCCTCTTCCCCCGCGTGGAAATTAAGAAGAGCTTCACCCAGTGA